CGGCGCGCCCGCGATACCGCCAGCACCCACGTGCTGCCGGCCGCCGCCATCACCAAGGGGCTCGCCGGCCAGGTGATGACGGAGTTCGGCCTGCTCACCGAGGCCGGCGCCGTCGCCTTCACCGACGGCCTCAAGGCCGTCACCAACGCCCAGGTGATGCGCCGCGCGCTCACCTATGCCCGCGATTTCGGCGTGCTCCTGATGCAGCACGTCGAGGAGCCGACGCTGGTCGGCGACGGGGTGATGAACGAGGGCGAGATGGCCTCGCGGCTGGGGCTCCACGGCATCCCGCGCGAGGCCGAGACGATTCTCCTGGAACGCGACATCCGCCTCGTGCGCCTCACCGGCGGGCGCTACCACGCGGCGATGATCTCCTGCGCCGATTCGGTCGAGATCGTGCGGCGGGCGAAGGAGGCCGGCCTGCCGGTGACCTGCGGCGTCTCGGTCAACAACCTGGTGCTGAACGAGAACGACATTGGCCACTACCGCACCTTCTGCAAGCTCTCGCCTCCCTTGCGCACGGAAGCCGACCGCCAGGCCGTGGTGGCGGCGCTCAACGAGGGGGTGATCGACGTGATCGTCTCCGACCACAACCCGCAGGACGTCGAGACCAAGCGCCTCCCCTTCGCCGAGGCCGCCGACGGGGCCCTCGGGATCGAGACGCTGCTCGCCGCCTCCTTACGCCTGGTGCATGCCGGCGACATCGCGCTGCCGCGGCTGCTTGCGGCCCTCTCGGCGGCGCCGTCGCGGGTCCTCGGCCGCGAGACCGGGCACCTCAGGCCGGGCGCCCCGGCCGACCTCGTGCTGATCGACCCCGACGCGCCCTACGTCCTCGACAAGCGGCAACTGAAATCGCGTTCGAAGAACTCGCCCTTCGACGAGGCCCGGCTCCAGGGGCAGGCCGCCCTCACCATGGTCGCCGGCCGCATCGTCCATCGCCTCGAGGAGACGCGCTGATGGCGCCGGACTGGACGCAGATCGCCCTCTGGCTCGCCGTCGGCTACCTGTTCGGGGCGATCCCCTTCGGGCTGATCCTCACGCGCTTCGCCGGCCTCGGCGACGTACGGGCGATCGGGTCGGGCAATATCGGCGCCACCAACGTGCTGCGCACCGGCCGCAAGGGTCTCGCCGCCGCGACTTTGCTCGGCGACGCGCTCAAGGGCACCGTCGCGGTGCTGATCGCGTCCCGGTTCGGTGGCCAGGAGGCGGCGCTGGCCGCCGGGCTCGGCGCCTTCCTCGGCCACCTCTTCCCGGTCTGGCTCGGCTTCAAGGGCGGCAAGGGTGTCGCCACCTTCATCGGCGTGCTGCTCGGGCTGTTTCCCCTCGGGGTCCTGGTCTTCGCGGTGGTCTGGCTCGGCCTCGCCTTCCTGCTGCGCTACTCCTCGGCCTCGGCGCTCGCCGCCTCGGCCGCCACCCCCGCCGCCCTGTGGGCGTTCGGGCAGGGTCGCCTCGCCGTGCTGTTCTGCGTGCTCGCCCTGCTGCTATGGTGGAAGCACGCGCCCAATATCCGCCGCCTCGCCGCGGGGACCGAGGGGCGCATCGGGCAGAAGGGCTGAAGGTCTGACATCGACCCTCACCCAGAGGGAGAGGGCCGTGACCTTAAGCGACGCGCAGCGCCTCGACTGGCTCCGGCTGATCCGCTCCGAGGGCGTCGGCCCGCGCACCTTCCGGGGATTGGTGAACAAGTTCGGCGGCGCCGGCCCCGCGCTGAAGGCCCTGCCGGGCCTCGCCAAGGCCCGGGGCAAACCGATCCGGGTGACCACCAAGGCCGAGGCCGAGCGCGAGATCGCGGCGGCCGCCCGCCTCGGCGCCCGGTTCGTGGCGATGGGCGAGCCCGATTACCCGCTGCCGCTCCAGGCCACCGCCGACGCGCCGCCGCTGATCTCCTTACGCGGCGACGCCGCCTGCCTGAGGCGGCCGGCGGTCGCCATCGTCGGCTCACGCAATGCCTCCGCCGCCGGCCTCACCTTCACCGAGCGGCTGTCGCACGCGCTCGGCGCCGAGGGGATGGTGATCGTCTCAGGGTTGGCCCGCGGCGTCGATGCCCGTGCCCACAAGGCGGCGCTCGCGACCGGCACCGTCGCGGTGCTCGCCGGCGGACACGACAGGATCTATCCGTCCGAGCACGAGGAGTTGGTCGCGCGCATCCTCGATAACGGCGGCGCGGTCGTCGCCGAGATGCCGATCGGCTGGGAACCCCGCGGCCGCGACTTCCCGCGCCGCAACCGCATCATCTCCGGCCTTTCCCTCGGCACTGTCGTCGTGGAGGCAGCGCGGCGCTCCGGCTCGCTCATCACCGCCCGTTTCGCCCTGGAGCAGGGTCGCGAGGTCTTCGCCGTCCCGGGTTCGCCCCTCGATCCCCGGGCCGAGGGCACCAACGACCTCATCCGCGACGGCGCCACGCTCTGCGCCGCCCCCGAGCACGTGATGGCGGTGCTGGCGCCCCTGATCGGGGGACCTGCCCCCGACACCGGGGCCGAGGATGCGGCGGACCGGCCGGAGCCCGCGCTCTACTGGGACGAAATCGACTTCTCCGCCGAGGAGCCCGTCACCGCCATGGCGGCCGAGCCGGCGCAGCGCCCTCTCGACGAGGCACCCGCGCGACCCGGGCCGCGGGAGGAGCGCACCATCCTGCTCGAACTCCGCGGGCCGTCGCCGGTGCCGGTCGACGCGCTCGCGCGCCAGGCCGGGATGCCGGCGCGGGTGGTTCAGGGCTTGTTGATGGAGCTGGAACTCGACGGGAAGATCTGGCGGCATCCGGGTGGGGCGGTATCGCTGCGGTGAGAGCGGAAGTCGAGATCATGTTGTGATCTGCACTCATGCTTCCAAGTAGCGCGCTTCCCCTCTCCCGTTTGGGAGAGGGGTCAGGGGTGAGGGTGACACGCTTCAGTGTGAATCGCTGAGCGTCGTGCGGGTAGCTCAACTGTCCAGGAACATTGCGGAGACCGAGCCACCCTCGCGCGATCTTCGATCGCCCCGACCCCTCTCCCACGCCTTGCAGCGATACCGGGCAAGGATCTCTGGCAAGCCCGGCATCGCCTGGAGAGGGGATCCCGCGACTTTCTCGTTGTACGATAACCCTATGACAGCCCTTCACCTCGGTGCATCGCCTCCACCCTGTCCGTGAACCGCCCATCCGGCCCGTGCAGCACCAGGGCCGGCATCAGGACGAACGGCGCCCGGCTGCCGCGTACCCCCGCCACCAGCACCCGGATCGCCGCGGTATCCGCCCGCGGCTGAACCGGCGTGACCTGGATCCCGCCGAACCGTCCCGCCAGCGCGTCGAGGCAGGCGGGGAGGGCGTCGGCCCGGTGGATCAGCACCAGCCGGCCGCCGGGACGCAGCAGGTCGGCACAGGTGCGCAGCCATGCCTCCAATCCGCCGGGCTCGGAGAAGCCGTGCGCCGCGGCCCGGGCCGCCACCGGCGAGGCGCGATGCCGGCCGGGCTCGAAGAAGGGTGGGTTGGTGAGCAGCAGATCGACCGAATCGGGAAGGAGGCCTGCGCTCCGTCGCTCGCGGCCCTGCGCCGTCACGTCGGCCTCGATCACCCGGACGCGGGCCGATAGTCCGTTCTCCTCCGCGTTGAGGCAAGCCAGCGCCGCGGCCTCCGGGTCGCGCTCGACCAGCATCACCCGCGTCTCCGGGCAGGCGCGAGCGACCGCGAGCCCGACCGCGCCGGTGCCCGCGCCCAGATCGCACACCGTCTCGCCGGCTTGCGCGCCGGCGCTCGCGGCGAGCAGCACCGCGTCGGTCCCGGCCCGGTGGGCACCCCGCGGCGGCTGGCGCAAGGTGAGACACCCGCCGAGCCAGGCTTCGGCGGGGGGAGGGGCGTCGGCCGCGCTGCTCACGGGTGGCGCAGCTCGTGCGCGAGGCCCGCATCGGTGAGGATGCGCCGGGCCTGGCGCGCATGGTCCTCCGGCACCAGGAGCCGGCGCGGGAAGGCGCCGATCATCCCCTCCATCACGCTGATGTGGTTGTCGGCGACCAGTACCGGGATCTCGGCGCCGGTGAGGAGGGATTCCGCGAAGCCGATCAGGACGAGGTCGTTGGTGCGGATCAGCTCGATCATGGTGCGGCACAGGGTCCCTGTTCGGATCGCGGCGGCCATACCACACAAGCGCGCCGGTTGCGCCGCATCCCCAGGCCGCGGGGCCGGCAACCAGGCCTTGCGGCAGCTTGCGTGTTGCCGCCGGGGGCGCTCGCGTGCCAAAGGGGGCGGGAGTTGATCGAGATGCCCCGCGGTTCGGGGCCGTCTCCGAGGAGATCGCGCGGGCGTGGGCGTCGTACTTCCCCTTCAGGACAGACCCTCCGATCCGGAGGCCAGCCTCGACGCCCTGGTGGGCCTCGTGGCGGGCGGGATGGAGCGCGTCAACGCGATGATCCTGTCGCGCACCGGCTCCGACGTGACGATGATCCCGGAGGTCGCCAACCACCTGATCTCCTCGGGCGGCAAGCGCCTGCGCCCGA
This is a stretch of genomic DNA from Methylobacterium sp. 17Sr1-1. It encodes these proteins:
- the dprA gene encoding DNA-processing protein DprA; the encoded protein is MTLSDAQRLDWLRLIRSEGVGPRTFRGLVNKFGGAGPALKALPGLAKARGKPIRVTTKAEAEREIAAAARLGARFVAMGEPDYPLPLQATADAPPLISLRGDAACLRRPAVAIVGSRNASAAGLTFTERLSHALGAEGMVIVSGLARGVDARAHKAALATGTVAVLAGGHDRIYPSEHEELVARILDNGGAVVAEMPIGWEPRGRDFPRRNRIISGLSLGTVVVEAARRSGSLITARFALEQGREVFAVPGSPLDPRAEGTNDLIRDGATLCAAPEHVMAVLAPLIGGPAPDTGAEDAADRPEPALYWDEIDFSAEEPVTAMAAEPAQRPLDEAPARPGPREERTILLELRGPSPVPVDALARQAGMPARVVQGLLMELELDGKIWRHPGGAVSLR
- a CDS encoding dihydroorotase, whose amino-acid sequence is MTTLLLLTNAHLIDPATGREGPGAVLVRDDRIADVHWGTPASVPEGAEVIECGGQVLTAGLVDLRAFVGEPGAEHRETLASASAAAAAGGVTTLVCMPDTNPPIDDPAIVDFVLRRARDTASTHVLPAAAITKGLAGQVMTEFGLLTEAGAVAFTDGLKAVTNAQVMRRALTYARDFGVLLMQHVEEPTLVGDGVMNEGEMASRLGLHGIPREAETILLERDIRLVRLTGGRYHAAMISCADSVEIVRRAKEAGLPVTCGVSVNNLVLNENDIGHYRTFCKLSPPLRTEADRQAVVAALNEGVIDVIVSDHNPQDVETKRLPFAEAADGALGIETLLAASLRLVHAGDIALPRLLAALSAAPSRVLGRETGHLRPGAPADLVLIDPDAPYVLDKRQLKSRSKNSPFDEARLQGQAALTMVAGRIVHRLEETR
- a CDS encoding DUF2007 domain-containing protein translates to MIELIRTNDLVLIGFAESLLTGAEIPVLVADNHISVMEGMIGAFPRRLLVPEDHARQARRILTDAGLAHELRHP
- the plsY gene encoding glycerol-3-phosphate 1-O-acyltransferase PlsY; the protein is MAPDWTQIALWLAVGYLFGAIPFGLILTRFAGLGDVRAIGSGNIGATNVLRTGRKGLAAATLLGDALKGTVAVLIASRFGGQEAALAAGLGAFLGHLFPVWLGFKGGKGVATFIGVLLGLFPLGVLVFAVVWLGLAFLLRYSSASALAASAATPAALWAFGQGRLAVLFCVLALLLWWKHAPNIRRLAAGTEGRIGQKG
- a CDS encoding methyltransferase; protein product: MSSAADAPPPAEAWLGGCLTLRQPPRGAHRAGTDAVLLAASAGAQAGETVCDLGAGTGAVGLAVARACPETRVMLVERDPEAAALACLNAEENGLSARVRVIEADVTAQGRERRSAGLLPDSVDLLLTNPPFFEPGRHRASPVAARAAAHGFSEPGGLEAWLRTCADLLRPGGRLVLIHRADALPACLDALAGRFGGIQVTPVQPRADTAAIRVLVAGVRGSRAPFVLMPALVLHGPDGRFTDRVEAMHRGEGLS